The Vicia villosa cultivar HV-30 ecotype Madison, WI unplaced genomic scaffold, Vvil1.0 ctg.002260F_1_1, whole genome shotgun sequence genome segment ATGGCATCTCTATTCTTCCGGCGGCCAAACTTTGTTAGTATACCTATGACTACAAAGGCCTTCTCTTAGAGTAAGTCCCATTGCTCTCACTGAAGCCCTTTGAAACAAAACCCTCTTGTTTAGAAGCATAAAGTTCCACCTTAAGTGCATCCAGCTTCTTATGTTGTTCCCTAAATAACACATAATCAAACAGTATACACAAAAGAAGTTAAGAAGCATACAAACACTATATCGaatcatcaaaaaaatcaaaCGGCAATCACTATTTTTCTATCAATTCCTGTAACATGTAAATTTAACTCACCTTCAGGCTATGATCTTCAATGTATCATCCACTGATATAGCAGATTTTCCCTAGAATGAAAATCTCTCGGTTAATTAAGCCAGAACAAAAATTAGAAAGGCATGTCCAAGTCCTATTAAGTCAAACCTGCGCGCGTGTGAGTGCCCCTCACAGAGTGATCTCGATAAATCCAGCAAAGATGGAACCTCAATGGTTGCGCCCAAAATCacctgaaataaatatttaaaagaaaaacaatttGTTTTTGAACTACTTAGTttctttataattattataactaaTAATATCAATAAATGTTCGACAAACAACAAACAAGATATCAGAGGTCAAATATTACGACAAGCTAGCCAGCCAAAACAAAAGCCTCCACGCCACTGCCAAAATTacattgaaataaatatttacaaacaAAATATTATAGAAAATCAATTCTCCTACAAGTCCACAAGCAAAATTCATGCCATTAAAGCTTGCACAGTGTGGTAGCTCCTACAAAGGTTCTCAATTATATCAAAGGATAAACGTACTACCGAAGTACTATACTATCTCAACTTCATATATGGCTGCATTTCTTGGAGCACTGCATGTGAGTATAGTGTACAACGATATAAGTCAATTATGAAAGTAAACTACAACTTAGAAAGGCATGTCCAAGTCCTATTAAGTCAAACCATTGAGCATGCACACAACTAGATACCTCTAAAGTCTGCTTAGTCAAATCCAGCAAAGTTGTTGACTTTAACTATCTACATCTTAGCAATCCGACTGACCAAGAGTGACTACCACGATTCAAAAAGCTGACATGACATAATATGGTTGCGCATAATATATCAAGTAGCAGGACCTATATTATAGACTATAACGTTAAACTGAAATCACTGAATCTACTACCAACATGGTGCTAACCATTCATAAACAGTGCTATAAGTTTTTAAAACTGAAATCACTGAATCTATACCAACATGGTGCTAACCTTTCATAAACAATGCTATAAGTTTTTAAAACTGAAATCACTGAATCTACTACCAACATGGTGCTAACCTTTCATAAACAGTGCTATAAGTTtttaaaactgaaataaaaaagACTGTATGACTACATACctgaaaattaataaaatctaCAAGAGTATTGCAACCAAAGATCCGCACTTCATCTGCTCGAGTTTTCTCAAAAAGAGTCCGAATTATCCCAAATAAACTACTGGCAAATAGTGGTCTGCAGATTCAGAAgcatttattttgaatattatttCTCAGTCAATGAAATGTAGCATCTAACAACTGGAAACCAAATTAAACAAAATTGTATTGTATAACACTCAAGTCACTGCGTATAGGAGAACCATTATAAAAAAACAAGGAGAGCTAATTGGTAATGCTTGAGCCGGGCTTGGAGTAGAAACATTATATTGAAAATAAGTTCTATACATCTATACAAAATCGTGTTACACAAAGGGTTTCTCATTGTATTATAGTAAGATTACTCATCCAGAGTAAATTTATCATATCAGTATTTAGACATAGTCTGATACACCCAACATGAATGTGTTACCATTCTTTTAATGGAAGTTATTACATCTGCTTCTTACATGACGACAACAATTTTCTGTATATGCACAAGATAACTTTCACTGAACCAAAGCTTTCATTACGCAAATCCTTGTAACATCTTTGCTCCAAGTTCTCTGCAATCTGCCAATGTAAAATACCACATAAATTTTAAGAAACTAACCATTTGATTCCATTGGTTGACAACGACAAGAGGAAGTTATTCCGTCATGGGATTCCTTGACCTGGCCAGCTATTTGGGAGGAATAACGACATACATGTGCCATGGAACTATCTGAAATGCACGAAGCAACATAACCTGAACTGCATTTGTAAGATTCTGAATATGAACTGTCAGAAACTGAAGAACATTTGAAGTCTGAAGTTCCTGTCTATGTTATATTAGGCCTTTTGCATGATGCAGATGATACAACAGGTGAAACTTCAGCTGGTATACCATTATCACCGTTATCAACAGGTGAAACTTCAGCTggtataccattatcacccttaTACATGATTTCCTGCCGATTACAAACCTAAAGGGAAAAATCAACAAAATGCTCAGGCCAATGTTGTTTCTCTTGAGAATTCAACAAAATCCTCTTATGTATAATGTGTTTTTTATGAGCAAATAAATATAAAGGATATGATCAGCTTAATTCTATGTAGGATAAAAGTTACCAAATCCCCATTGCAAAAGGGAAAAAAAATAAGCTGAACTGCCAGAACACAAGTTCACTCACACTTATTGGGACGATCATGAATGTCAACCTCTAAATTTAAGGTGATTTAaaactcaaaatttcaagtaaacTTCAATACCAACCATGAGATGATGATGCAATCACCCGGTACTCTGTAATTGCATGTTGGGGTGATAGCAATGTAGAATTGTCAACTATAGTTATTCGATCAGATTTTCCGCTGTCAGCCACCACCTGAAACCAAATGAAGGGTCACAACATCATTATTCACAATCCGAGAAACAATTTATATTTCAATAAATCAATTATCATTTACTTTAGTACATGATGCTAATTAAGATTAAGTCTCTACGAGCTATTGTACATTGTAGCTGTAAGGCCTAAGCACTCATGTGATAGTGGAGAGTTCATTGCAATCGTTTTGTATATGAGGCCACATCTTATGGAAACTTAAACTTAGTTTTAAACTTATTCCCCTAATCCACAAGTAACATAAAGTACGAAGGAAACAAAGGCTAAAATAGGATTTACCAAGATAAAATACCAATTAGGTGTTTCAAATGTTAGACAGTTTAGATTTAAGACAAAATTAAGATCCATTGCAAAACTTTCTCATTTGTGAAGACACTATTATAAGTAACTACTTTATTTATTAGAGATGGATTGAAATATCTTGAAGGATTAGCCAAATGAACAATTCTAATAAACAGTGATGAAGCGTCAATATGGATACAACCTTACCCAGTGGAGCAGTAACCATCCCCCGTGAACGTCTAGGACATCCGAGCACCAGTGCCCAATACTTTCTTTGTAGGATTCTCTTTTCTGTGCCAATCTATTTAAGACCAAACGGTAGCACGCgagttaaaaaatgaaataaatataccAATTACAGGTCTATGAGATCAGATTGCATATTTTGTAACAAtttgaataataataaatataaatatgaataatgGACCCATAATCGATAAACCACGGAAACAGACCTTAGAAGCTCGAAGACCATGGCATAGAATAACAATATCTTTGGTTCAAACAAAATAGAGGAAGAAGAATCTCGATTCAGAACTTCTACCGAACACTTGGTGAGCATAGCGCTAAATGAAAAATTATGCATCAATTCTCCATCAATTAATCAATCACAGcttgcaacaacaacaaataacaacaaataacaacacaacaacgAGTATGGTTGATTGAACGGAAACCGCAACGACAAGAGTGGAGCCGCAGTGTGCGTCTGTTTGAGGTATGGTGTGGAGGAGGATGGTCATGGCCACTGTATACGATATGAATTTATTCTGGAAGATGGAATAGAATCTTTCCTCAAAGGAGGTTGTTGAGCTTCATCGTTCCTGCACAATCAAATTAAGGAGTTTAGCACTGAAGCTAAATCGTGGCAAGGAGCATAACTCAAAGTTGGAATCTTATACGGAACCGCTATATCTCGAGAGGGTTCGGGGGTTTGAGTATCTAAGGAATGGAACAACGAAGGTGGTGACTGTGGTTCGGATAGTGTCGTAGAATAGGACGGTGGCGATGGTTCGAGAAATGATGGATTGGCGGCGGAATCAGACGCTGGTGGCGGTTCGGGTTGTGACGAGGTGATGGAATCAGAGGGTGGAGGTGTTTCGGGTTGTGAAGAATGATTCATGGTGGATGTGGAATTGGGATTTGAAACATTTGGAGTTGACATGGTGAAATTAAGAGCATAAAAATGGTGATTAGGGTTCAatgaaaggagaaagagaaatagCATAAAAATGGTGACATGGTGAACTTTGTATCTCCACAAGTGTTTTACAAAACATGTCAACGTTGCAAGGAAGCCAAAGAGGACCATCTTTTCCATATCCATATTCATTCTCAACATCTTCTAAAAATTGTTTGAACAAAGGGTGATTGAATATGTTGATCTTGATTATGAATCTCTGTCTCTCATCTCCAACATAGACACAAACACAACCATGTGGTGGTTTCTTGTGACTGTCTTTTTGCTTTCTGTGCCTTGTCTCTGAAGATAATTTGTAATAGCTTCCGCTGCAACTTTCCTCTGCATGCATGCTCTTGCTGCTTCTCAATACTCTCTTACACTTCTTCACAAAATCCATCTCAAAAAATTCCACCACAATTAAAGCGTCGTAGAGGAAAAGCAAGAAAGGCTACTAACTTGTTATGTTTACTAATGCCAGAGTTAAACTCCTGTCCTCTTTATATATAGATTGCTAAAGTTTCAACTGTCTCACGTTTGCATATATTTCTCACGGGTGGTTTTTATAGATATACTTATAGATATACACgtgttgaaaataatttaaacttaaacaacttatattaaaatcatttttaagatttttttttaaattaaataattttatcaacCTTAATGCTATTTTAAAGCTGACGCTACTTTACATGAGAGTTTATAGGATAAACTCTAGCGaccaattagttttttttttaaaattcattttcctATTATTAAATGTGGTGTTTTAAAATTTAAACTGCTGAATAATTCAGTCAAGATATTTAGTTATTTAACCATCAATGAATTTGTCGGATGGCATAATTAAGGATATGTTAGTGTCAACTTTTTCTATTTACGCccgttattcaaaaaaaaaaggagtaATAAACAtttgattataatatttttttaatttacacccgttttttaaaaATAGGGTGTCCATGGTTACTTGTCAAAACTAAAAATGAGACTTTATTTACGAATTTGCCATCTTGTatcttatttacacccgtttttagtataatgggtgtaaatttataaATTGTATTGTAATTTTTGCACTAGTGGTTACTTCGTATTATCACACAGACAAATAGACAAAACATAACATTCAGGATAATTTCTTTCTCACCTAGCCGAATCACAATTTTGAtaatacttgtttgtttgaaagtcTGAGTGAGTATTAAGAGCAATAATGAACTAATGATTAAAACTCTTGAGAGTTTCACACCATATTTCTACTCATCTTTTGCTGATCCCAAATCATTAGTTTAATGTTGCTTCC includes the following:
- the LOC131638311 gene encoding auxin-responsive protein SAUR71-like; translation: MDFVKKCKRVLRSSKSMHAEESCSGSYYKLSSETRHRKQKDSHKKPPHGCVCVYVGDERQRFIIKINIFNHPLFKQFLEDVENEYGYGKDGPLWLPCNVDMFCKTLVEIQSSPCHHFYAISLSPFIEP